The following coding sequences lie in one Accipiter gentilis chromosome 31, bAccGen1.1, whole genome shotgun sequence genomic window:
- the JADE3 gene encoding protein Jade-3 isoform X1, whose translation MKRHRHLSTSDSSDNESPSTSFSSCSKYRSKSKTPANEQKKPAEVFRKDLISAMKLPDSHHVNPDEYYIFADTWKQEWEKGVQVPASPETIPQPSLRVVAEKVKEVLYTRPRKYIHCSSQEPTEPGYINILELAESVCRYDLDDMDIFWLQELNEELTEMGCGPLDENTMEKTIEVLERHCHENMNHAIETEEGLGIEYDEDVICDVCRSPDSEDGNDMVFCDKCNICVHQACYGILKVPEGSWLCRTCVLGIHPQCLLCPKRGGAMKATRTGTKWAHVSCALWIPEVSIACPERMEPITKVSHIPPSRWALVCSLCKLKTGACIQCSVKSCITAFHVTCAFEHSLEMKTILDDGDEVKFKSYCLKHSKNKQNSLPDVDEHPKSVSDQKQTESEKTSLRAQKLRELEEEFYSLVKVEDVAAELGLPKLAVDFIYNYWKLKRKSNFNKPLFPPKEDEENGLVQPKEDSIHTRMRMFMHLRQDLERVRNLCYMVSRREKLKLSHSKVHEQVFNLQVQLINQEIAAGHTLTSALENTLFYPPPRITLKLKMPKSALGDCKNNSLKPGNRPLSPDNSTVYSKRSVPMSKESFEIKAKSYSRYQHDSRSNGLLAGIGKPRSEVKDSGPTQMPEFYRGQPSGKPLALQAALHGQSSIGNGRVQQENLRLVAKSNGLMGRAGDVSQRDSSSQTPYEQESVLTAHLASQSSFRKSTIEHFSRSFKEATNSLVRTTEDLRCCEKPTRRLATKDRLWSKQTLEGAPYQDNDGYCPDLELSDSEAESDENKEQVRLRRSSSERESPSKDFGRDCHNRNKKNMISHSSVQR comes from the exons GTGTTCCGCAAGGATCTCATTAGTGCCATGAAACTACCAGATTCTCACCATGTCAACCCTGATGAATATTATATCTTTGCGGACACATGGAAACAAGAATGGGAGAAAGGGGTTCAAGTTCCAGCCAGTCCAGAAACTATTCCACAGCCTTCTCTCAG GGTTGTAGCAGAAAAGGTGAAAGAAGTACTGTATACACGACCCAGGAAATATATCCACTGTTCCAGCCAAGAGCCCACAGAACCAGGTTACATTAACATTTTGGAACTGGCAGAATCTGTGTGTCGCTATGACTTGGATGACATGGACATCTTTTGGCTTCAGGAGCTAAATGAAGAGCTTACAGAAATGG gatgtgggccccTGGATGAAAACACAATGGAAAAGACAATTGAAGTGCTGGAACGGCATTGTCATGAGAACATGAATCATGCTATTGAGACTGAAGAAGGGCTGGGTATTGAATATGATGAAGACGTCATCTGTGATGTGTGCCGGTCCCCTGACAGTGAAGATGGGAATGACATGGTGTTTTGTGACAAGTGTAATATCTGTGTCCATCAG GCATGCTATGGAATCTTAAAAGTACCCGAAGGGAGCTGGCTATGTCGCACCTGTGTCCTGGGAATCCATCCTCAGTGCCTCCTGTGTCCCAAAAGAGGAGGTGCCATGAAAGCTACCAGGACAGGGACCAAGTGGGCACATGTGAGCTGTGCTCTCTGGATTCCAGAG gttAGTATTGCTTGCCCAGAAAGGATGGAGCCAATCACAAAGGTGTCTCACATTCCACCAAGTCGATGGGCTCTAGTGTGTAGTTTATGCAAACTGAAAACTGGTGCTTGCATTCAG TGCTCTGTGAAAAGCTGCATCACTGCCTTTCATGTCACCTGTGCCTTTGAGCATAGCTTAGAGATGAAGACTATCCTGGATGACGGGGATGAGGTGAAGTTCAAGTCGTATTGTCTAAAGCACAGCAAGAACAAACAGAATTCCCTGCCTGATGTTGATGAGCACCCCAAGAGTGTGTCAGACCAGAAGCAAACAGAGAGCGAGAAAACCAGTCTGCGAGCCCAAAAACTCCGAGAGCTGGAAGAAGAGTTTTACTCACTAGTTAAAGTGGAGGATGTTGCAGCAGAACTGGGCCTTCCTAAACTTGCTGTAGACTTCATCTACAATTACTGGAAATTAAAGCGAAAAAGTAACTTTAACAAACCATTGTTTCCTCCCAAGGAGGATGAAGAAAATGGCTTGGTGCAGCCAAAAGAAGATAGCATTCATACTCGCATGAGGATGTTCATGCATTTGAGGCAGGACCTAGAAAGG GTGAGAAATCTCTGCTACATGGTaagcaggagagagaaactgAAGTTGTCTCACAGTAAAGTACATGAACAGGTCTTCAATTTGCAAGTCCAGCTCATTAATCAGGAAATTGCTGCAG GCCATACCCTGACAAGTGCACTAGAGAACACACTGTTCTACCCACCTCCCAGGATCACCCTAAAGTTAAAAATGCCCAAATCAGCACTAGGAGATTGCAAAAATAACTCGCTGAAGCCTGGCAACAGACCACTTTCTCCTGACAACAGCACTGTTTACAGCAAACGGAGCGTGCCAATGTCAAAGGAATCAtttgaaattaaagcaaaatcttACTCCAGGTATCAGCATGACAGCAGAAGTAACGGGTTGCTGGCAGGGATTGGCAAGCCTCGGAGTGAGGTGAAGGATTCTGGCCCCACGCAGATGCCGGAGTTTTACCGGGGCCAGCCATCCGGGAAGCCCTTGGCGCTCCAGGCAGCTTTGCATGGACAGTCTTCCATTGGGAATGGGCGGGTGCAGCAGGAGAACTTGAGGCTGGTGGCCAAGTCCAATGGTCTGATGGGCAGGGCTGGAGACGTGAGCCAGAGAGACAGCTCCAGCCAGACACCCTACGAACAGGAGTCCGTGCTCACGGCTCACTTGGCCAGCCAGAGCAGTTTCAGAAAATCCACCATAGAACACTTTAGCCGGTCCTTTAAAGAGGCTACCAACAGTCTGGTGAGGACCACAGAAGATCTCCGGTGCTGTGAAAAGCCAACCAGAAGACTTGCAACAAAAGATCGCTTGTGGAGCAAGCAGACGCTTGAAGGTGCTCCGTACCAGGACAACGACGGGTACTGTCCTGACTTAGAGCTGAGTGACTCTGAAGCAGAAAGTGATGAAAACAAAGAGCAAGTGAGGTTAAGACGAAGTAGCTCAGAGAGAGAAAGCCCAAGTAAGGACTTTGGAAGAGATTGTCACaatagaaacaaaaagaatatgATTTCTCACAGTTCAGTACAAAGGTGA
- the LOC126052982 gene encoding regucalcin isoform X1 — MEPAADPGMSSVKIECVANEGCRIGESPVWDEKESALLFVDITGRKVCRWSPAAKQVQAISVDAPVSSVALRKSGDYVITLGTRFAALKWKEQLVTTITQVDKDKPNNRFNDGKVDPAGRYFAGTMAEEIQPAVLERHQGSLYTLFSDLSVVKHFDQVDISNGLDWSLDHKTFFYIDSLSYSVDAFDYDLQTGKIGNRRSIYKLEKEESIPDGMCIDTEGKLWVACYNGGRVIRLDPETGKRLQTVKLPVDKTTSCCFGGKDYSEMYVTSASDGMDKEWLSRQPQAGGIFKITGLGVKGVPPYPFAG, encoded by the exons ATGGAGCCCGCTGCTGATCCAG GCATGTCATCCGTCAAGATCGAGTGCGTTGCCAACGAGGGCTGCAGGATCGGGGAGTCTCCCGTCTGGGACGAGAAGGAAAGCGCGCTCCTCTTCGTGGACATCACGGGCAGAAAGGTGTGCCGCTGGAGCCCGGCCGCCAAGCAAGTGCAGGCCATCTCTGTGG ATGCTCCTGTAAGCTCTGTGGCTCTCCGGAAATCTGGAGATTATGTCATCACTCTGGGAACCAGGTTTGCTGCTTTGAAATGGAAAGAGCAGCTGGTAACCACCATTACTCAAGTGGACAAGGATAAACCAAACAACCGATTCAATGATGGGAAAGTGGATCCTGCAGGGAGGTATTTCGCAG GTACGATGGCTGAGGAGATTCAacctgctgtgctggaaagaCACCAGGGCTCTCTGTATACCCTCTTCTCTGACCTCTCAGTGGTGAAGCATTTTGATCAGGTGGACATTTCTAATGGGCTGGACTGGTCCCTGGATCACAAAACCTTCTTTTACATTGACAGCTTGTCCTACTCGGTGGATGCCTTTGATTATGACCTCCAAACTGGAAAAATTG GCAACCGTAGGAGTATATACAaactggaaaaagaggaaagcattCCTGATGGGATGTGCATTGATACAGAAGGCAAGCTCTGGGTAGCTTGTTACAATGGTGGGAGAGTGATTCGTCTTGATCCTGAGACAG gaaaaagaCTCCAGACTGTGAAACTTCCTGTTGACAAGACAACTTCCTGCTGTTTCGGAGGAAAGGATTATTCAGAAATGTATGTGACTTCTGCCAGTGATGGGATGGATAAAGAGtggctttcacggcagccacagGCTGGCGGGATTTTCAAG ATAACAGGGCTAGGCGTTAAAGGAGTCCCACCATATCCATTTGCAGGTTGA
- the LOC126052982 gene encoding regucalcin isoform X2 produces the protein MSSVKIECVANEGCRIGESPVWDEKESALLFVDITGRKVCRWSPAAKQVQAISVDAPVSSVALRKSGDYVITLGTRFAALKWKEQLVTTITQVDKDKPNNRFNDGKVDPAGRYFAGTMAEEIQPAVLERHQGSLYTLFSDLSVVKHFDQVDISNGLDWSLDHKTFFYIDSLSYSVDAFDYDLQTGKIGNRRSIYKLEKEESIPDGMCIDTEGKLWVACYNGGRVIRLDPETGKRLQTVKLPVDKTTSCCFGGKDYSEMYVTSASDGMDKEWLSRQPQAGGIFKITGLGVKGVPPYPFAG, from the exons ATGTCATCCGTCAAGATCGAGTGCGTTGCCAACGAGGGCTGCAGGATCGGGGAGTCTCCCGTCTGGGACGAGAAGGAAAGCGCGCTCCTCTTCGTGGACATCACGGGCAGAAAGGTGTGCCGCTGGAGCCCGGCCGCCAAGCAAGTGCAGGCCATCTCTGTGG ATGCTCCTGTAAGCTCTGTGGCTCTCCGGAAATCTGGAGATTATGTCATCACTCTGGGAACCAGGTTTGCTGCTTTGAAATGGAAAGAGCAGCTGGTAACCACCATTACTCAAGTGGACAAGGATAAACCAAACAACCGATTCAATGATGGGAAAGTGGATCCTGCAGGGAGGTATTTCGCAG GTACGATGGCTGAGGAGATTCAacctgctgtgctggaaagaCACCAGGGCTCTCTGTATACCCTCTTCTCTGACCTCTCAGTGGTGAAGCATTTTGATCAGGTGGACATTTCTAATGGGCTGGACTGGTCCCTGGATCACAAAACCTTCTTTTACATTGACAGCTTGTCCTACTCGGTGGATGCCTTTGATTATGACCTCCAAACTGGAAAAATTG GCAACCGTAGGAGTATATACAaactggaaaaagaggaaagcattCCTGATGGGATGTGCATTGATACAGAAGGCAAGCTCTGGGTAGCTTGTTACAATGGTGGGAGAGTGATTCGTCTTGATCCTGAGACAG gaaaaagaCTCCAGACTGTGAAACTTCCTGTTGACAAGACAACTTCCTGCTGTTTCGGAGGAAAGGATTATTCAGAAATGTATGTGACTTCTGCCAGTGATGGGATGGATAAAGAGtggctttcacggcagccacagGCTGGCGGGATTTTCAAG ATAACAGGGCTAGGCGTTAAAGGAGTCCCACCATATCCATTTGCAGGTTGA